One Pan paniscus chromosome 16, NHGRI_mPanPan1-v2.0_pri, whole genome shotgun sequence DNA segment encodes these proteins:
- the LACTB gene encoding serine beta-lactamase-like protein LACTB, mitochondrial yields the protein MYRLLSAVTARAAAPGGLASSCGRRGVHQRAGLPPLGHGWVGGLGLGLGLALGVKLAGGLRGAAPAQSPAAPDTEASPLAEPPQEQSLAPWSPQTPAPPRSRCFARAIESSRDLLHRIKDEVGAPGIVVGVSVDGKEVWSEGLGYADVENRVPCKPETVMRIASISKSLTMVALAKLWEAGKLDLDIPVQHYVPEFPEKEYEGEKVSVTTRLLISHLSGIRHYEKDIKKVKEEKAYKALKMMKENVAFEQEKEGKSNEKNDFTKFKTEQENEAKCRNSKPGKKKNDFEQGELYLREKFENSIESLRLFKNDPLFFRPGSQFLYSTFGYTLLAAIVERASGCKYLDYMQKIFHDLDMLTTVQEENEPVIYNRARFYVYNKKKRLVNTPYVDNSYKWAGGGFLSTVGDLLKFGNAMLYGYQVGLFKNSNENLLPGYLKPETMVMMWTPVPNTEMSWDKEGKYAMAWGVVEKKQTYGSCRKQRHYASHTGGAVGASSVLLVLPEELDTETINNKVPPRGIIVSIICNMQSVGLNSTALKIALEFDKDRSD from the exons ATGTACCGGCTCCTGTCAGCAGTGACTGCCCGGGCTGCCGCCCCCGGGGGCTTGGCCTCAAGCTGCGGACGACGCGGGGTCCATCAGCGCGCCGGGCTGCCGCCTCTCGGCCACGGCTGGGTCGGGGGCctcgggctggggctggggctggcgcTCGGGGTGAAGCTGGCAGGTGGGCTGAGGGGCGCGGCCCCGGCGCAGTCCCCCGCGGCCCCCGACACTGAGGCGTCGCCTCTGGCCGAGCCGCCACAGGAGCAGTCCCTCGCCCCGTGGTCTCCGCAGACCCCGGCGCCGCCCCGCTCCAGGTGCTTCGCTAGAGCCATCGAGAGTAGCCGCGACCTGCTGCACAGGATCAAG GATGAGGTGGGCGCACCGGGCATAGTGGTTGGAGTTTCTGTAGATGGAAAAGAAGTCTGGTCAGAAG gttTAGGTTATGCTGATGTTGAGAACCGTGTACCATGTAAACCAGAGACAGTTATGCGAATTGCTAGCATCAGCAAAAGTCTCACCATGGTTGCTCTTGCCAAATTGTGGGAAGCAGGGAAACTGGATCTTGATATTCCAGTACAACATTATGTTCCCGAATTCCCAGAAAAAGAATATGAAGGTGAAAAG GTTTCTGTCACAACAAGATTACTGATTTCCCATTTAAGTGGAATTCGTCATTATGAAAAGGACATAAAAAAGGTGAAAGAAGAGAAAGCTTATAAAGCCTTGAAGATGATGAAAGAGAATGTTGCATTTGAGcaagaaaaagaaggcaaaagtAATGAAAAGAATGATTTTACTAAATTTAAAACAGAGCAGGAGAATGAAGCCAAATGTCGGAATTCAAAACCTGGCAAGAAAAAGAATGATTTTGAACAAGGCGAATTATATTTGagagaaaagtttgaaaattcaATTGAATCCctaagattatttaaaaatgatccTTTGTTCTTCAGACCTG GTAGTCAGTTTTTGTATTCAACTTTTGGCTATACCCTACTGGCAGCCATAGTAGAGAGAGCTTCAGGATGTAAATATTTGGACTATATGCAGAAAATATTCCATGACTTGGATATGCTGACGACTGTGCAGGAAGAAAACGAGCCAGTGATTTACAATAGAGCAAG aTTTTATGTTTACAATAAAAAGAAACGTCTTGTCAACACACCTTACGTGGATAACTCCTATAAATGGGCTGGTGGTGGATTTCTGTCTACAGTGGGTGACCTTCTGAAATTTGGGAATGCAATGCTTTATGGTTACCAAGTTGGGCTGTTTAAGAACTCAAATGAAAATCTTTTACCTGGATACCTCAAACCAGAAACAATGGTTATGATGTGGACCCCAGTCCCTAACACAGAGATGTCTTGGGATAAAGAGGGTAAATATGCAATGGCGTGGGGTGTTGTGGAAAAGAAACAAACGTATGGTTCGTGTAGAAAGCAACGGCATTATGCTTCACATACTGGAGGGGCAGTGGGTGCCAGTAGTGTCCTGCTGGTCCTTCCTGAAGAACTGGATACAGAGACTATAAATAACAAGGTTCCCCCAAGAGGAATCATTGTTTCTATCATATGTAACATGCAATCTGTTGGCCTCAATAGCACCGCTTTGAAGATTGCCCTTGAATTTGATAAAGACAGATCAGACTGA